Below is a window of Geminocystis sp. M7585_C2015_104 DNA.
ATGGCTACCCTTTACCAAGAGTCAGGCTGAACAGGTGTATAGAATTACCACCCGAGGCGCCTGGATTGGCATTGGCGTCTTGGCAGTGGTGTGGGTTACCATCAGATTCATTGGGCCGGCCTTTGGTTGGTGGACAGTACAATAATATGGGGGGGAAAAAAAGGCACTGGGGAAAACTGTTGTCTTTTCCCCTTG
It encodes the following:
- a CDS encoding DUF2839 domain-containing protein; protein product: MGESKRRQQTLGEEYGKEKPILPWLPFTKSQAEQVYRITTRGAWIGIGVLAVVWVTIRFIGPAFGWWTVQ